In Desulfovibrio sp., the following are encoded in one genomic region:
- a CDS encoding serine hydrolase, which yields MTREYVFGPLGMASSMFAQPLPPEYQARAAKGHDCKGRELPGGFRVYPELAAAGLWTTATDLARLVIALNRIVLASSEGGDAGKMAPAQSGVSAVRADSGAPFLPRELGRRMVQDAALAECMKSGLGIFTMEAAGESYLLHWGANAGYRALFICRPSKGQGVAVLAAGDNGEALIAEVVRSVAALQCWPGFEPASFTPRRLSKNALVNLCGKYAGNNATVEVTACDGMAQVKTRPDVAPLPMYTENGVEFWFADQLGAARVIFDGDELVLANCPSRAERFRRIR from the coding sequence TTGACCCGCGAATACGTGTTCGGCCCGTTGGGCATGGCCTCTTCGATGTTCGCCCAGCCTTTGCCTCCGGAGTATCAGGCGAGGGCTGCCAAAGGGCATGACTGCAAGGGGAGGGAGCTTCCGGGCGGCTTCAGGGTCTATCCCGAGCTGGCCGCGGCCGGACTGTGGACCACGGCCACGGACCTGGCGCGCCTGGTCATAGCATTGAACAGGATTGTTCTAGCGTCGTCCGAAGGGGGGGATGCCGGGAAAATGGCGCCCGCCCAATCGGGGGTTTCCGCTGTGCGTGCCGACTCGGGCGCCCCCTTTCTTCCCAGGGAACTGGGGCGCAGAATGGTGCAAGACGCCGCCTTGGCGGAGTGCATGAAGTCCGGGCTGGGGATTTTCACCATGGAGGCCGCCGGGGAGAGCTACCTGCTGCACTGGGGAGCCAACGCGGGCTATCGCGCGCTTTTCATATGCCGTCCGTCCAAGGGCCAGGGCGTGGCCGTGCTGGCGGCGGGCGACAACGGCGAGGCGCTCATTGCCGAAGTTGTGCGCTCGGTGGCCGCGCTCCAATGCTGGCCAGGGTTCGAACCGGCCTCCTTCACGCCGCGCAGGCTTTCCAAAAACGCCCTGGTCAATTTGTGCGGCAAGTATGCGGGCAACAACGCTACTGTGGAAGTGACGGCTTGTGACGGCATGGCCCAGGTGAAGACGCGCCCGGACGTGGCGCCCTTGCCCATGTATACCGAGAACGGGGTTGAATTCTGGTTTGCCGATCAACTTGGTGCGGCGCGGGTTATCTTCGATGGCGATGAGCTGGTTCTTGCCAACTGCCCCAGCCGGGCCGAGCGCTTCAGACGGATTCGTTGA
- a CDS encoding glycosyltransferase: MAPLISVLLPVRNAADCLPRALESLSAQSLADHEVLAVDDGSDDDGRTLTVLKDYALKDKRLKIIEAGRVGIANALNLAAGQACGKYLARMDADDESHPERFRLQGGYLDAHPEVDVLGCRVRFGGDHASASGYARHVEWVNGLVTHEEMALGVFRDAPLAHPSVMVRAQAFKRFGGYRQGEYPEDYELWLRWFESGARFAKLPGELLTWNDPPGRLSRSDSRYSPDSFHGLKSAFLARWLEANNAHHPDVVVVGAGRVTRRRAEWLCVHGVRITAYLDIDPKKIGRIHKGRPVLHHRHAPVPGKGFVVSYVSTPGAAQHVAEYLTGLGYLPGKDYIQAG, from the coding sequence ATGGCACCTCTTATTTCCGTCCTTCTTCCGGTCCGAAATGCGGCGGACTGCCTGCCTCGGGCTCTTGAGAGCCTATCGGCCCAGTCCCTTGCGGACCATGAAGTCCTGGCCGTGGACGACGGCTCCGACGATGACGGCCGCACTCTTACGGTTCTCAAGGACTATGCTCTTAAGGATAAACGTCTCAAGATAATCGAAGCGGGCCGGGTGGGCATTGCCAATGCCCTGAATCTCGCCGCCGGGCAGGCTTGCGGGAAATACCTGGCCCGGATGGACGCGGACGACGAGAGCCACCCGGAGAGGTTTCGCCTCCAGGGGGGCTACCTTGACGCGCATCCGGAGGTAGATGTGCTGGGGTGCCGGGTGCGCTTCGGAGGCGACCACGCCTCGGCCAGCGGCTACGCGCGCCATGTGGAGTGGGTCAATGGCCTGGTCACCCATGAAGAGATGGCTCTTGGCGTATTCCGCGATGCGCCTCTGGCCCACCCGTCGGTCATGGTGAGGGCCCAGGCGTTCAAGCGGTTCGGGGGGTATCGGCAGGGGGAGTACCCGGAGGATTACGAGCTGTGGCTGCGCTGGTTCGAATCCGGGGCCAGATTCGCCAAGCTGCCCGGGGAACTTCTCACCTGGAACGATCCCCCGGGCAGGCTTTCCAGATCGGATTCCCGTTATTCCCCGGACTCGTTTCACGGCCTCAAGTCCGCGTTTTTGGCCAGATGGCTGGAAGCCAACAACGCGCACCATCCCGACGTGGTGGTTGTGGGCGCCGGGAGGGTCACAAGGCGCAGGGCGGAGTGGCTGTGCGTCCATGGGGTGCGGATAACGGCATATCTGGACATCGATCCGAAAAAGATCGGTCGGATTCATAAGGGAAGGCCTGTTTTGCACCACCGGCATGCCCCGGTCCCGGGGAAGGGTTTTGTGGTGTCCTATGTTTCCACTCCGGGAGCCGCTCAGCATGTGGCGGAGTATCTAACAGGCCTGGGATACCTGCCCGGAAAGGATTATATCCAGGCAGGCTGA
- a CDS encoding bacteriohemerythrin: MNTKILFYLLIGVSTALAATAAAMALGPSGAPAALVMLTAAVNLVTLIVFALFLAGPLGRLILMVQSAAKGELPSTTSVGPWEFATVSKALADLCVCLKDARNAAAENQKALDLVRKSCDESILQSQEASRLSEESRVANLLSASTKLESAVGRILASAGDLSNQMERISEGADLQKQRMNETATAMGEMNLAISDISRSSSDASVSVERAKEQAGSSAQIAAEAVAAISKVNEATMVLKDNMGSLGDQAKSIDRIINVINDIADQTNLLALNAAIEAARAGEAGRGFAVVADEVRKLAEKTMSATREVGDSIMSIQSAIHQNVQEMDMAVTRADEASTMAKRSGESAGVILRHVEDNTAKILSIATASEEQSASSEHISKAIDEVDHVATEIAGGIHDSAQAVLELSELAQELSILIADLKSGMQANILMPWTSELATGVKFVDEQHRVLVDMINALYAAMKAGEGKGALEKLLDGLAEYTVYHFGAEEKYFDQLKYSETGPHKKIHEELKAKVIGFINQFKSGQANVSMDLMNFLKDWLENHICKTDKRYVKTFLDGGLERSPGVHVARALGR, encoded by the coding sequence ATGAACACGAAAATCCTGTTTTACCTTCTTATTGGCGTTTCAACAGCTTTGGCTGCCACCGCGGCAGCCATGGCCCTTGGCCCTTCCGGCGCACCCGCCGCACTCGTGATGCTTACGGCAGCGGTGAACCTTGTCACACTCATCGTCTTTGCTCTGTTTCTGGCCGGCCCTCTGGGCAGGCTCATTCTCATGGTTCAATCCGCCGCCAAAGGCGAACTCCCCTCTACAACAAGCGTAGGCCCCTGGGAATTCGCCACTGTCTCCAAGGCGCTGGCCGACCTTTGCGTCTGTCTCAAGGACGCCCGAAACGCGGCTGCCGAAAACCAGAAGGCGCTGGATCTGGTGCGCAAATCCTGCGACGAGTCCATCCTCCAATCCCAGGAGGCTTCCAGACTGTCCGAAGAATCCAGGGTGGCGAACCTCTTGTCCGCGTCCACCAAGCTTGAATCCGCCGTGGGGCGCATCCTGGCCTCGGCCGGCGACCTTTCCAACCAGATGGAACGCATCTCCGAGGGCGCCGACCTTCAGAAACAGCGCATGAACGAGACTGCCACGGCCATGGGCGAAATGAACCTGGCCATATCCGACATCTCCCGCAGCTCTTCCGACGCCTCGGTGAGCGTGGAAAGAGCCAAGGAACAGGCCGGCTCCAGCGCCCAGATCGCGGCCGAGGCCGTGGCGGCCATTTCCAAGGTCAACGAGGCCACCATGGTGCTTAAAGACAATATGGGGAGCCTGGGCGACCAGGCCAAGAGCATCGACCGCATCATAAACGTCATCAACGACATCGCGGACCAGACAAACCTGCTGGCCCTGAACGCCGCCATCGAAGCGGCCCGGGCCGGAGAAGCCGGGCGCGGCTTCGCCGTGGTGGCCGACGAGGTGCGCAAGCTGGCCGAAAAGACCATGTCCGCCACCAGGGAAGTCGGCGATTCCATCATGTCCATCCAGAGCGCCATTCACCAGAACGTGCAAGAGATGGACATGGCCGTGACCCGCGCGGACGAAGCTTCCACCATGGCCAAGCGCTCCGGGGAGTCCGCCGGGGTCATCCTGCGCCACGTCGAGGACAACACCGCCAAGATTCTCTCCATCGCCACCGCGTCCGAAGAACAGTCTGCCAGCTCCGAACATATCAGCAAGGCCATCGACGAGGTGGACCACGTTGCCACTGAAATAGCCGGAGGCATCCACGATTCGGCCCAGGCAGTGCTGGAGCTCTCCGAACTGGCCCAGGAGCTTTCGATCCTCATCGCCGACTTGAAAAGCGGAATGCAGGCGAACATCCTCATGCCCTGGACCAGCGAGCTGGCCACAGGCGTGAAGTTCGTGGACGAGCAGCACCGCGTGCTCGTGGACATGATCAACGCCCTCTACGCCGCCATGAAGGCGGGCGAGGGAAAGGGTGCGCTGGAGAAGCTGCTCGACGGCCTGGCCGAATACACGGTGTACCACTTCGGGGCCGAGGAGAAGTACTTCGACCAGCTGAAGTACTCCGAGACCGGGCCCCACAAGAAGATCCACGAGGAACTCAAGGCCAAGGTCATTGGTTTCATCAACCAGTTCAAATCCGGCCAGGCCAACGTGTCCATGGATCTTATGAACTTCCTCAAGGACTGGCTGGAAAACCACATCTGCAAGACCGACAAGCGCTACGTGAAAACCTTCCTGGACGGCGGCCTGGAGCGCAGTCCAGGCGTGCACGTGGCCAGGGCCCTGGGCAGATAA
- a CDS encoding NAD(P)/FAD-dependent oxidoreductase has translation MSNTDTPRGAILQRDGETWAIVPRTPVGLITPEVLDALNGVVKKYSIPIVKITSGQRIALVGVRAEQVEDIWKDLGTLVGQAIELCVHFVQACPGTSVCKFGVQDSLGLGMELEKLYVGMELPAKVKMGVSGCPLCCASSLVRDVGVIGKKSGFTVSFGGHPGGKPRVADVVAEDLDKDQVVALVKKLLEYYRENAKKKERCARFVERVGIEAIKAAVL, from the coding sequence ATGAGCAATACCGATACGCCCCGTGGCGCCATACTGCAGCGTGACGGGGAAACCTGGGCCATCGTCCCCCGCACTCCCGTGGGCCTCATTACCCCGGAAGTGCTGGACGCCTTGAACGGCGTTGTGAAGAAGTATTCCATTCCCATCGTGAAGATCACCTCCGGCCAGCGGATCGCCCTGGTGGGTGTTAGGGCCGAGCAGGTCGAGGACATCTGGAAGGACCTGGGGACGCTGGTGGGCCAGGCCATCGAGCTGTGCGTCCATTTCGTCCAGGCCTGCCCGGGCACCAGCGTGTGCAAGTTCGGGGTCCAGGATTCCCTGGGCCTGGGCATGGAGCTCGAGAAACTCTACGTGGGCATGGAGCTGCCGGCCAAGGTGAAGATGGGCGTTTCCGGCTGTCCGCTCTGCTGCGCCAGCTCCCTGGTGCGCGACGTGGGCGTGATCGGCAAGAAGAGCGGATTCACCGTGTCCTTTGGCGGGCATCCGGGCGGTAAGCCCCGGGTAGCCGATGTCGTGGCCGAGGACCTGGACAAGGACCAGGTGGTCGCCCTGGTGAAGAAGCTTCTCGAGTATTACCGGGAGAACGCGAAGAAAAAGGAACGCTGCGCCCGGTTCGTGGAGCGTGTGGGCATCGAGGCCATAAAGGCCGCGGTGCTGTAG